A window of Streptomyces sp. NBC_01241 genomic DNA:
CACATGAGCGTGGTGAAGGCTCGATTGCCGGATATGAGCTGCTGCGCCATGTCCCAGCGCCATGGGGCGTCGGGGCCGTACATCTCGTGGCGGTGCGGCAGTTCGCGCAGCAGGAACAGCAGGTAGGTGGTGGAGAAACCGATCCGGATGACGGCACTCTGGTACGGGCCGAGGGCCGAGGAGGTGATGCGCTGGATGCCACGGGCGAGCTTGCGATCGAAAGTGGACGTAATCACTTGTCCGCTCCCTTGTCGCTCTCGGAGAGGTCTGCGTCGGTTACGGTCCACCACGGCAGCACCCGGTAGGACGGCTTCGTACTGATCCGTTCCTCGCTCCAGCCGGGCGCCGCGATGGACCGCACCTCGGAACGGATCTGGATGCGCTCTACGGTGCCGCCGTAGTCGTGCTCACCGAGGCGCCGCATCGCGATGCGGCGGATGTAGCGCTCGGAGAGCTCACCGCGCAGGCCGTTCGCCCGGTTCTCGTTGTCGTGGGAACCGACGTAGAAGTCCCAGCTGCGGCGCAGCTCGTTCTGATGGATGTGGCTGGGAAGAAGATTGCCGCGTATCGCCTTGCCGTCCTCAGCGGAAAGGCTTATCCAGGGGGTGGTGCGGCGGCCGCTGGCGCCGGCTGTCTCGGCGCGTACGTGAACGGCCACGTTCTGCTGGAGCGGGTTCGGAGCGAAGAGCTTCCAGTTCTGTTCGAACTCTGGATAGATCCAGTCGTCGACCGCCTGGCCGTGCTGCTTGGTCAGCGTGTTGGAGGGGGCGACATGAAGAAACACCATGGCCAGTTGGCCGCATGCGAACAGCCCGATGACGGACAGCGCGATCGCGGCAACGATCTGGTACGGAAGGGACAGGGCAGCTATGCCGCCACGGAGACCTGAACCCGGCTCCTGACCGGTGCCGGACGGCGTGTCCTCGCTCTGCCCCGGCCCTGGTCCGGCGCTCCCGTTCCCGCCTCCGACACCCCTGTCGTCGTACGAATCCATCCCGCCCCGATCCCCGTCGACCCCCGGCCAGTTATCCACAGGGTTGACACCCTACGGGCCGCCGACTCACCATTGAAGGCAATGAACCGAACGATCGGTCGGTCGGTAGGGAGTCCGGGATGACGGCAGTGACTGCGGACCAAGCGGCGCAGGCAGGAATTGGCAGGCCTGCAGGGGCCGACGATGCCCTGGAGGCGGCCTTCGACGCCGCGGTGGCGGCAGACGAGCGCATCGAGCCGCGCGACTGGATGCCGGACGCGTACCGCGCCTCGCTGGTCAGGCAAATGGCCCAGCACGCCCACTCCGAAATCATCGGCATGCAGCCGGAGGCCAACTGGATCTCGCGAGCGCCCTCACTGCGCCGCAAGGCGATCCTGATGGCCAAGGTGCAGGACGAGGCCGGGCACGGGCTCTATCTGTACAGCGCCGCGGAGACCCTCGGCACCGGCCGTGAGGAGTTGCTCGACAAGCTCCACGCGGGCCGCCAGAGATATTCATCGATCTTTAATTACCCGACGCTGACCTGGGCGGACGTCGGCGCGATCGGCTGGCTCGTGGACGGCGCCGCGATCACCAACCAGGTGCCGCTCTGCCGCTGCTCCTACGGCCCGTACGCCCGGGCGATGGTCCGCATCTGCAAGGAGGAGTCCTTCCACCAGCGCCAGGGGTACGAGCTGCTGCTCACCCTCAGCCGCGGCACCCCGGCGCAGCACGAGATGGCTCAGGACGCGGTGAACCGCTGGTGGTGGCCGTCCCTGATGATGTTCGGCCCGCCGGACGACGCATCGGCCCACTCGGCGCAGTCGATGACCTGGAAGATCAAGCGGCACTCCAACGACGAGCTGCGGCAGCGCTTCGTGGACATCTGCGTTCCCCAGGCCGCAGCGCTGGGGCTCACCCTTCCGGACCCGGATCTCCGGTGGAACGAGGAGCGTGGACATCACGACTTCGGGGAGATCGACTGGAAGGAGTTCCAGGAAGTCCTCAAGGGCAACGGCCCGTGCAACGAGCAGCGCCTCACCCAGCGCCGGCGGGCGCACGAGGAGGGCTCCTGGGTCCGGGACGCGGCACTCGCGTACGCGGAGAAGCACACAGGAGTACGGAACGCGGTACGGAACGAGGAGGCGACAGCATGAGCAGCTCGACCGATTGGCCGCTGTGGGAGGTGTTCGTGCGTTCACGCCGCGGGCTGTCCCACACCCACGCGGGGAGCCTGCACGCCCCGGACGCGGAAATGGCCCTGCGCAACGCGCGCGATCTGTACACACGCCGCTCCGAGGGCGTCTCCATATGGGTGGTCCCGTCCGCACAGGTCACGGCCTCCTCGCCGGACGAGAAGGACTCCTTCTTCGAGCCGGCCGGTGACAAGCCGTACCGGCACCCGACGTTCTACGAGATCCCGGAGGGGGTGAAGCACCTGTGACCGCGGCCCTCGCCCTGGGCGACGACGCGCTGGTGCTTTCGCACCGCCTGGGGGAGTGGGCCGGCCACGCCCCCGTACTGGAAGAGGAAGTGGCCCTGGCCAACATCGCCCTGGACCTGCTGGGACAGGCCCGGGTGCTGCTCTCCCTCGCCGGGGACGAGGACGAGCTGGCGTACCTGCGCGAGGAACGCGCATTCCGCAACGTCCAGCTGGTCGAGCAGCCGAACGGCGACTTCGCCCACACCATCGCCCGCCAGCTCTACTTCTCCGCCTACCAGCGCCCTCTGTACGAACAGCTGGCGGCCGGCGAGAGCCGGTTCGCCGGGCTGGCGGCGAAGGCGGTCAAGGAGGTCGCGTACCACCAGGACCACGCGGAGCACTGGACACTGCGGCTCGGCGACGGCACGGACGAGAGCCATGGGCGGATGCAGCGCGCGGTGGATGCCCTGTGGCGTTTCACCGGAGAGTTGTTCCAGCCCGTCGAGGGTGTGGAGATCGACTGGCAGTCGCTGCACAACG
This region includes:
- a CDS encoding DUF5819 family protein, which translates into the protein MDSYDDRGVGGGNGSAGPGPGQSEDTPSGTGQEPGSGLRGGIAALSLPYQIVAAIALSVIGLFACGQLAMVFLHVAPSNTLTKQHGQAVDDWIYPEFEQNWKLFAPNPLQQNVAVHVRAETAGASGRRTTPWISLSAEDGKAIRGNLLPSHIHQNELRRSWDFYVGSHDNENRANGLRGELSERYIRRIAMRRLGEHDYGGTVERIQIRSEVRSIAAPGWSEERISTKPSYRVLPWWTVTDADLSESDKGADK
- the paaA gene encoding 1,2-phenylacetyl-CoA epoxidase subunit PaaA, which produces MTAVTADQAAQAGIGRPAGADDALEAAFDAAVAADERIEPRDWMPDAYRASLVRQMAQHAHSEIIGMQPEANWISRAPSLRRKAILMAKVQDEAGHGLYLYSAAETLGTGREELLDKLHAGRQRYSSIFNYPTLTWADVGAIGWLVDGAAITNQVPLCRCSYGPYARAMVRICKEESFHQRQGYELLLTLSRGTPAQHEMAQDAVNRWWWPSLMMFGPPDDASAHSAQSMTWKIKRHSNDELRQRFVDICVPQAAALGLTLPDPDLRWNEERGHHDFGEIDWKEFQEVLKGNGPCNEQRLTQRRRAHEEGSWVRDAALAYAEKHTGVRNAVRNEEATA
- the paaB gene encoding 1,2-phenylacetyl-CoA epoxidase subunit PaaB, with the protein product MSSSTDWPLWEVFVRSRRGLSHTHAGSLHAPDAEMALRNARDLYTRRSEGVSIWVVPSAQVTASSPDEKDSFFEPAGDKPYRHPTFYEIPEGVKHL
- the paaC gene encoding 1,2-phenylacetyl-CoA epoxidase subunit PaaC, which gives rise to MTAALALGDDALVLSHRLGEWAGHAPVLEEEVALANIALDLLGQARVLLSLAGDEDELAYLREERAFRNVQLVEQPNGDFAHTIARQLYFSAYQRPLYEQLAAGESRFAGLAAKAVKEVAYHQDHAEHWTLRLGDGTDESHGRMQRAVDALWRFTGELFQPVEGVEIDWQSLHNGWLETVTAVLEKSTLTVPTGPQSGAWTAGAGRQGIHTEPFGRMIAEMQHLHRSHPGATW